The proteins below come from a single Sphingomonas carotinifaciens genomic window:
- a CDS encoding catalase, translating into GNNTPIFFVRDPYKFPDFIRTQKRHPRTNLRSPTAMWDFWSLCPESVHQVTILMSDRGLPIGPQYMNGYGSHTFSFWNDAGERYWCKFHFKTQQGHKFYTNEEAAEIIGKSRESYQEELYGAIHEGRFPKWTMYVQVMTQEQANETSYNPFDLTKVWPHADFPLIEVGEIELNKNPENYFAQVEQAAFSPSNVVRGIGFSPDKMLQGRIFSYADAHRHRLGAHYEALPVNQPKSPVAHYHKDGLLRFFADNNNPDAYYEPNSFDGPVQDPRYNEPPLEVHGVAKRWEQPVGDDDFVQPRALYTMFDDEQKGRLFKNIAAAMHGIPQFIIDRQLGHFAKVDPSYAEGVRNALAHLDKSEEDRETHKDVDRMAVNEPHKNTEAEAPKFEPVK; encoded by the coding sequence TCGGCAACAACACGCCGATCTTCTTCGTGCGCGATCCCTACAAGTTCCCGGACTTCATCCGCACCCAGAAGCGCCATCCGCGCACCAACCTGCGCTCGCCGACCGCGATGTGGGATTTCTGGTCGCTCTGCCCTGAGTCCGTTCATCAGGTGACGATCCTGATGTCCGATCGCGGCCTGCCGATCGGCCCGCAATATATGAACGGCTATGGCAGCCACACCTTCTCCTTCTGGAACGACGCGGGCGAGCGCTACTGGTGCAAGTTCCACTTCAAGACCCAGCAGGGCCACAAATTCTACACGAACGAGGAAGCCGCCGAGATCATCGGCAAGAGCCGCGAATCCTATCAGGAGGAACTCTACGGCGCGATCCATGAGGGCCGCTTCCCGAAATGGACGATGTACGTCCAGGTCATGACGCAGGAGCAGGCGAACGAGACGTCGTACAACCCCTTCGACCTGACCAAGGTCTGGCCGCACGCCGATTTCCCGCTGATCGAGGTCGGCGAGATCGAGTTGAACAAGAACCCGGAAAACTACTTCGCCCAGGTGGAGCAGGCCGCGTTCAGCCCGTCGAACGTCGTGCGCGGCATCGGCTTCTCGCCGGACAAGATGCTGCAGGGCCGCATCTTCTCCTATGCCGATGCGCACCGCCACCGCCTCGGCGCGCATTACGAGGCACTGCCGGTCAACCAGCCCAAGTCGCCCGTCGCGCATTACCACAAGGACGGCCTGCTCCGCTTCTTCGCGGACAACAACAATCCCGATGCCTATTACGAGCCGAACAGCTTCGACGGCCCGGTGCAGGACCCGCGCTACAACGAGCCGCCGCTGGAGGTGCACGGCGTCGCCAAGCGGTGGGAGCAGCCGGTCGGCGATGACGATTTCGTCCAGCCCCGCGCGCTCTACACCATGTTCGACGACGAGCAGAAGGGCCGCCTGTTCAAGAACATCGCCGCCGCGATGCATGGCATCCCGCAGTTCATCATCGACCGGCAGCTCGGCCACTTCGCCAAGGTCGACCCCTCCTATGCCGAGGGCGTCCGCAACGCGCTCGCCCATCTCGACAAGTCCGAGGAGGACCGCGAGACGCACAAGGATGTCGACCGCATGGCGGTAAACGAACCGCACAAGAATACCGAGGCGGAGGCACCCAAGTTCGAGCCCGTGAAGTAA